From Dethiosulfovibrio peptidovorans, the proteins below share one genomic window:
- a CDS encoding preprotein translocase subunit SecA — MFGTLKKALGLDPNERALKRYARGVSNINDLEPQMQSLSDEDILRKAAALREELFPLEGQELREALDRYLPTVFAMVREVSVRTLGLRHFDVQLMGGMALHEGNIAEMKTGEGKTLVAPLAVILNALTGRGVHVVTVNDYLAKRDAAWMEPLYRGLGLSVSVIYSFMDPEERRAAYEADVTYGTNSEFGFDYLRDNMVLAKNQMVQRGHNFCIVDEVDSILVDEARTPLIISGPSEDSEEPYRAADQVASRLSGVAKDPNEVRPSLLDAQECPEPDADFEYDEKERSVALTSRGIAKCESLTKTPDLFTDMAYSDTAHKILQAIKARTLFQRDTHYVVKDGEIVIVDEFTGRLMFGRRYSDGLHQAIEAKERVKIGKESQTLATITLQNYFRMYRKLAGMTGTAATEAEEFKEIYGLGVVVVPTNRPIVRDDMADQVYQTKSEKFAAVADEIQEISSQGRPILVGTTSVEQSERLSKLLKARKVPHQVLNAKYHEKESLIVAQAGRLGAVTVATNMAGRGTDILLGGNPEYLAQEELRKEGHDTESALDRYGELLDEFRTTCASEKEKVLELGGLCILGTERHEARRIDNQLRGRSGRQGDPGSSRFFLSLEDDLLRLFGSERIQGLMGKLGLEEGEAIEHSLLTRAIESAQKKVEQLHYDIRRQLLMYDNVMNRQREAVYDERQRILSDENVVEHGWEIISGVTEDILDGAFPENGDPDPESAAIRLKALFWPGVEHPLDGVDAIQALPRAKEAILLDLKSRYDGKVADMGADSCSDLFRFISLHVLDGSWKEHLLAMDALRQGIGLRAVGQKDPLLEYQFESYALFQESMAQVRESIAQLLFRVAVASEPRSSVSRKDVRESREFALPSPGGIPVPGSHAGEGRPEPFRRQGRKIGRNEKCPCGSGKKYKNCCGSNR, encoded by the coding sequence GTGTTTGGCACATTGAAAAAAGCGTTAGGGCTGGATCCTAACGAGAGAGCTTTAAAGCGATATGCTCGAGGAGTCTCCAATATCAATGATCTGGAGCCCCAAATGCAGTCCTTGTCCGATGAGGATATTCTTCGAAAAGCAGCTGCCCTTCGGGAGGAGCTCTTCCCCTTAGAGGGGCAGGAGCTTCGGGAGGCATTAGATCGCTACCTTCCTACGGTTTTTGCCATGGTTCGGGAGGTCTCTGTCAGAACCCTGGGGCTTCGCCACTTTGACGTCCAGCTTATGGGAGGCATGGCCCTCCACGAGGGCAATATCGCCGAGATGAAGACCGGCGAGGGGAAAACTCTGGTGGCTCCCTTGGCGGTAATCCTCAATGCTCTGACTGGCCGAGGGGTCCATGTGGTGACGGTCAACGATTATCTGGCCAAGCGGGATGCGGCGTGGATGGAACCCCTGTACCGGGGGCTGGGCCTCTCAGTGAGTGTGATCTATTCCTTCATGGATCCCGAGGAGCGACGTGCTGCCTACGAAGCCGATGTAACCTATGGAACCAACAGCGAGTTTGGCTTTGACTACCTCAGAGATAACATGGTCCTTGCCAAAAACCAGATGGTTCAGAGAGGTCACAATTTCTGTATAGTCGACGAGGTAGACTCTATCCTGGTGGACGAGGCCAGAACGCCTCTGATCATTTCAGGGCCGTCGGAGGACAGTGAGGAACCGTATCGAGCGGCAGATCAGGTGGCCAGCCGTCTCTCGGGTGTGGCAAAGGATCCTAACGAGGTTCGACCGTCTCTGCTGGATGCTCAGGAGTGTCCAGAGCCCGATGCGGACTTCGAGTACGATGAAAAGGAACGTTCTGTGGCTCTGACATCCCGGGGAATTGCCAAGTGTGAGTCCCTTACGAAGACTCCAGACCTGTTTACGGATATGGCCTACAGCGACACGGCTCACAAAATTCTCCAAGCCATAAAGGCCAGGACCCTGTTCCAGAGGGATACCCATTACGTGGTTAAAGATGGCGAGATTGTCATCGTGGACGAGTTTACCGGCCGTCTCATGTTTGGTCGAAGATACTCGGACGGGCTCCATCAGGCCATAGAGGCCAAAGAGCGGGTGAAGATCGGTAAGGAGAGTCAGACCCTTGCTACGATAACCCTTCAGAACTATTTCCGCATGTACCGAAAACTGGCTGGGATGACTGGCACCGCTGCTACAGAGGCCGAGGAATTCAAGGAAATATACGGTTTAGGTGTCGTGGTGGTTCCCACAAACCGACCGATTGTTCGGGATGACATGGCCGACCAGGTTTATCAGACCAAGTCCGAAAAATTTGCCGCTGTGGCCGATGAGATCCAGGAGATATCCTCGCAGGGGCGTCCCATCCTGGTGGGTACCACATCAGTTGAGCAATCTGAGCGACTCAGCAAGTTGTTGAAGGCTCGGAAGGTTCCTCATCAGGTCTTGAACGCCAAATACCATGAGAAGGAATCTCTCATAGTGGCCCAGGCTGGTAGGCTTGGCGCCGTGACCGTGGCTACAAACATGGCGGGACGGGGAACTGATATCCTTTTGGGAGGGAATCCTGAGTACCTGGCTCAGGAGGAGCTTCGCAAAGAGGGCCACGACACCGAGAGTGCCCTGGATCGCTACGGAGAGCTTTTGGACGAGTTTCGGACGACCTGTGCTTCGGAAAAGGAGAAGGTTTTGGAACTTGGGGGCCTGTGTATTCTGGGGACTGAGCGTCACGAGGCTCGACGAATTGATAACCAGCTTCGAGGGCGTTCCGGTCGACAGGGAGATCCCGGGAGTTCTCGGTTTTTCCTTTCTTTGGAAGATGATCTCCTTCGGCTTTTCGGTTCAGAGCGTATTCAAGGTCTCATGGGCAAACTGGGGCTTGAGGAAGGAGAGGCCATTGAACACTCTCTTCTGACCCGAGCGATAGAGTCGGCACAGAAAAAAGTAGAACAGCTTCATTACGATATCCGTAGGCAGCTTTTGATGTACGATAACGTTATGAATCGCCAGCGAGAGGCCGTCTACGACGAGCGTCAGCGAATTCTCTCCGACGAAAATGTGGTGGAGCATGGGTGGGAGATCATCTCGGGCGTTACAGAGGATATTCTGGATGGGGCTTTCCCGGAGAATGGAGACCCCGATCCTGAGAGTGCGGCCATCCGGCTCAAGGCACTTTTCTGGCCTGGGGTGGAGCATCCCCTTGATGGTGTTGATGCGATACAGGCTTTGCCCAGGGCCAAGGAGGCTATTCTGCTCGACCTCAAGTCCCGCTATGACGGAAAAGTGGCTGACATGGGGGCCGATTCGTGCAGCGACCTGTTCCGCTTCATCTCTCTGCACGTTCTGGACGGGAGCTGGAAGGAACATCTGTTAGCCATGGATGCCCTGAGACAGGGAATTGGTCTTCGAGCTGTAGGGCAGAAGGATCCCCTGTTGGAGTACCAGTTCGAGTCGTATGCTCTGTTCCAGGAATCAATGGCTCAAGTTCGAGAATCCATCGCTCAGCTTCTTTTCCGCGTAGCGGTGGCTTCCGAACCTCGTTCTTCTGTATCCCGAAAGGACGTCAGAGAGAGTCGGGAGTTTGCTCTTCCCTCGCCGGGAGGGATACCCGTGCCGGGGAGCCATGCTGGAGAGGGGCGACCTGAACCATTCAGACGTCAGGGGCGAAAAATTGGGCGCAACGAGAAATGTCCATGTGGAAGCGGAAAAAAATACAAAAACTGCTGTGGTTCTAATCGTTAG
- a CDS encoding arginine--tRNA ligase: MADVSTVLKAKIQDVLFFLAREGNVETDDLPKVHLERPKRDGQGDWATNVAMQACKFFGEKPRTLAERMAERLKDDKLLRGVEVAGPGFINFFLSDGWIADVISQVMESGDEYGRCNLGRGRRVQVEFVSANPTGPLHVGHGRGAAVGDIVGNILAFAGWSVNKEYYVNDAGLQMDNLGASTQSRYFELLGQPERAPFPEDGYKGNYIYDLARQIIDAEGDRFLAAPLEDSLDYFRNFSGQVILEEIRSVLHRFGVTFDRWFSEKSLYEENMVEEAMEVLKDRGFSYEENGAVWFRSTSFGDDKDRVLFRSNGVPTYFASDVAYHKNKYDRGFHRAIDVWGADHHGYVPRMSAAMQALNKTDDDGFSVVLIQFVNLLRDGEQVSMSTRSGQFVTLSDVLDEVGVDGTRFYFVMRRADSHLDFDLELAKRESSDNPVFYVQYANARIASIARNMKERGISMPSLNELDSEHLSSAEEKKLVTRLSIFPEEVEKAAQELAPHRIVSYVHDLAGDFHSFYNAHRVLDDDPRRPSRILLVQATQSVLANALRILGISAPERM, encoded by the coding sequence ATGGCGGACGTATCGACTGTTTTGAAAGCAAAAATCCAGGATGTCCTGTTTTTTTTAGCCCGTGAGGGAAATGTAGAGACCGACGACCTGCCGAAGGTTCATCTGGAGCGCCCTAAACGCGATGGTCAGGGAGATTGGGCCACCAACGTGGCTATGCAGGCCTGCAAATTTTTCGGAGAAAAACCCCGAACTCTGGCGGAACGTATGGCTGAGCGTCTCAAGGACGATAAGCTCCTGAGGGGCGTCGAAGTAGCCGGTCCCGGGTTTATTAATTTTTTCCTTTCCGATGGCTGGATCGCTGACGTAATCTCCCAGGTTATGGAGAGTGGGGATGAGTACGGTCGGTGTAATCTGGGGCGAGGTCGCCGTGTGCAGGTGGAGTTTGTCAGCGCTAATCCCACAGGGCCGCTTCACGTGGGACACGGCAGAGGAGCTGCCGTGGGCGATATCGTGGGAAATATCCTTGCCTTTGCGGGTTGGTCTGTGAATAAGGAATACTACGTCAACGATGCCGGGCTTCAGATGGATAACCTGGGAGCCTCCACCCAGTCCCGATATTTTGAACTCCTCGGACAACCAGAGAGAGCACCCTTCCCCGAGGATGGGTATAAAGGTAACTATATTTACGACCTGGCCCGTCAGATCATAGACGCCGAGGGGGATCGCTTTTTGGCGGCGCCTCTGGAGGATAGTCTTGACTATTTTCGGAATTTCAGTGGGCAGGTCATTTTAGAGGAAATCCGGTCGGTCTTGCATCGTTTTGGTGTGACCTTTGACCGATGGTTTTCTGAAAAGAGCCTCTACGAGGAGAATATGGTGGAGGAGGCTATGGAGGTCCTGAAAGATCGGGGGTTCTCCTACGAGGAGAATGGAGCTGTCTGGTTCAGATCCACGAGTTTTGGTGACGACAAGGATCGAGTCCTCTTCCGCTCCAACGGTGTTCCCACCTATTTTGCTTCGGATGTGGCCTATCATAAAAACAAGTACGACAGAGGTTTCCATCGGGCCATCGATGTCTGGGGGGCGGACCACCATGGGTATGTGCCTCGGATGAGTGCGGCCATGCAAGCTCTGAATAAGACCGACGACGATGGGTTCTCCGTTGTCCTCATTCAGTTCGTGAATCTCCTTCGTGATGGGGAGCAGGTCTCCATGTCGACTCGGTCGGGGCAGTTCGTCACCTTATCCGACGTACTCGACGAAGTCGGTGTGGACGGCACCCGATTTTACTTCGTCATGCGTCGTGCCGACAGCCATCTTGATTTCGATCTCGAGTTGGCAAAACGGGAATCGTCGGATAACCCGGTGTTTTACGTTCAATATGCTAACGCGCGCATTGCGAGCATCGCCAGAAACATGAAGGAACGTGGTATCTCCATGCCCTCCTTGAACGAATTGGATTCGGAGCATCTGAGCAGCGCAGAGGAGAAAAAACTCGTCACGCGCCTCTCTATATTCCCCGAGGAGGTGGAAAAAGCTGCCCAGGAGCTTGCGCCTCACCGAATTGTCTCCTATGTTCATGATCTGGCAGGAGATTTTCATTCCTTTTACAATGCTCATCGAGTTTTGGACGACGATCCTCGGCGGCCATCTCGAATTCTTTTGGTCCAAGCCACTCAATCGGTGCTGGCCAACGCTTTACGGATCCTGGGGATCTCGGCGCCGGAGAGGATGTAG
- a CDS encoding septum formation initiator codes for MPRLRWVLFWAVTGLILMVISTALFREHRRVRFLEKKLAVKEAALVALSMDLGRSRERLDFYRTPEGKARLAREQFNLVFPGERVFRVTVESPDTLPEKEP; via the coding sequence GTGCCACGGCTCAGATGGGTCCTTTTCTGGGCCGTTACGGGGCTCATCCTGATGGTGATATCGACGGCCTTATTCCGGGAGCATCGTCGTGTGCGGTTCCTTGAGAAAAAACTTGCCGTTAAGGAAGCTGCTTTGGTGGCGTTGAGCATGGACTTGGGACGTTCACGAGAGCGATTGGATTTTTATCGAACGCCAGAGGGGAAGGCCCGACTAGCCAGGGAGCAGTTCAACCTCGTTTTTCCTGGAGAGAGGGTTTTCCGGGTGACTGTCGAGTCACCGGATACCTTGCCTGAAAAAGAACCATAG
- the rpsF gene encoding 30S ribosomal protein S6 yields MRPYEMMVLLEPDLEDHSAELDGIKEVIAKLGGTAGKVDVWGKRRLAYPIEKRTEGYYALISFDLDPTQQKELARLLGLRPGMVRNLVIRQDQE; encoded by the coding sequence ATGCGTCCATACGAGATGATGGTTCTCTTGGAACCCGATCTTGAGGACCATAGCGCTGAGCTCGACGGTATCAAGGAGGTTATCGCCAAGCTTGGCGGAACAGCGGGCAAGGTCGATGTCTGGGGAAAACGCCGTTTGGCCTATCCCATCGAGAAGCGAACTGAGGGCTACTATGCTCTGATCTCTTTCGACCTGGATCCCACGCAGCAAAAGGAGTTGGCTCGTCTGCTGGGGCTTCGGCCTGGAATGGTTCGGAACTTAGTAATTCGGCAGGATCAGGAGTGA
- a CDS encoding single-stranded DNA-binding protein, which produces MARGFNKVILMGNLARDPQIRYTASKQAVASLSVAVNRSWKGKNGEVQDAVDFIPVVVWGAQAENCERYLSKGRPVLVEGRLQVRSYDDKSGQRRWVTEVVASDITFLPSGGRRDDEGASQGEYGDPRHQDVRRQSQSQARSFRDDLGGDEFPMDISEMAGADEDEADIPF; this is translated from the coding sequence ATGGCTCGTGGATTTAACAAGGTCATCCTCATGGGAAATCTCGCACGTGATCCTCAGATTCGATATACTGCCAGCAAACAGGCAGTGGCGTCTCTTTCCGTCGCGGTGAACCGTTCCTGGAAAGGGAAAAACGGTGAGGTTCAGGATGCGGTGGATTTCATCCCCGTTGTAGTGTGGGGAGCCCAGGCGGAGAACTGTGAGAGGTATCTATCCAAAGGGCGACCTGTCCTTGTTGAGGGACGGCTTCAGGTTCGAAGCTATGACGATAAGTCGGGGCAGCGGCGTTGGGTCACAGAAGTTGTGGCCAGCGATATCACTTTTCTACCGTCGGGAGGACGACGGGATGATGAAGGGGCCTCTCAAGGTGAATATGGTGATCCCCGTCATCAAGATGTTAGACGCCAATCTCAGAGCCAGGCCCGAAGTTTTCGGGACGATCTAGGCGGTGATGAGTTCCCCATGGATATATCGGAGATGGCTGGTGCTGACGAGGATGAGGCCGATATCCCCTTCTAG
- the rpsR gene encoding 30S ribosomal protein S18, with translation MAFGGNKRRGKRRPKVCFYCVDKIDSVDYKDVDRLRKYISERGKIVPRRVTGNCAHHQRQLTVALKRARYMALLPYSAE, from the coding sequence ATGGCTTTCGGCGGAAACAAACGGCGGGGAAAACGTCGTCCTAAGGTCTGTTTTTACTGTGTTGACAAGATCGACTCGGTGGACTACAAGGACGTGGATCGCCTTCGGAAATACATCAGTGAGAGGGGTAAGATCGTCCCTCGTAGAGTGACGGGAAACTGCGCTCACCATCAGCGCCAGCTGACCGTTGCTCTGAAACGGGCTCGTTATATGGCTCTGTTGCCCTATAGCGCTGAGTAA